In Polaribacter sp. L3A8, a genomic segment contains:
- a CDS encoding alpha-1,2-fucosyltransferase, which translates to MIVVRILGGLGNQMFQYAYAKALENKGYNVKLDLSEIKKYKLHGGYQLDKYKINLKTADSFSTLFAKIGLKKSIKEKSLLFNKNLKSLKGNEYVKGYFQTEKYFIEIRDTLLKEFSINQKLSFKTEIIASQITESKNSCSLHIRRGDYISDKKANNIHGTCSLEYYRSAISIINKKYQDTLFFVFSDDITWTKGNLKITNAFYVDVKSIPHEDMYLMSLCNHNITANSSFSWWGAWLNKNKNKTIIAPKQWFVNFKNEIACKNWIKI; encoded by the coding sequence ATGATTGTTGTTAGAATACTTGGTGGATTAGGAAATCAAATGTTTCAATATGCGTATGCAAAAGCTCTTGAAAATAAAGGGTACAATGTAAAGTTAGATCTTTCTGAAATTAAGAAATATAAATTACATGGTGGTTACCAATTAGATAAATATAAAATTAATTTAAAAACAGCAGATTCTTTCTCTACTCTTTTTGCTAAAATTGGATTAAAAAAATCGATCAAAGAAAAAAGCTTATTATTTAATAAAAACCTTAAATCACTAAAAGGTAATGAATACGTAAAAGGATACTTTCAAACTGAAAAATATTTTATAGAAATAAGAGACACATTATTAAAAGAGTTTAGTATCAATCAAAAATTATCTTTTAAGACAGAAATAATTGCTTCACAAATTACAGAATCAAAAAATAGCTGTTCTCTTCATATTAGAAGAGGTGATTATATTTCTGATAAAAAAGCAAATAATATTCATGGAACTTGTAGTTTAGAATATTATAGAAGCGCCATAAGTATAATAAATAAAAAATATCAAGACACACTTTTCTTTGTTTTTTCTGATGATATTACCTGGACAAAAGGAAACTTAAAAATAACAAATGCATTTTATGTTGATGTTAAATCTATACCACATGAAGACATGTATTTAATGAGTTTATGTAACCATAATATTACTGCAAATAGTAGTTTTTCTTGGTGGGGAGCTTGGTTAAATAAAAATAAAAACAAAACTATAATTGCTCCAAAACAATGGTTTGTTAACTTTAAAAATGAAATTGCGTGTAAAAATTGGATAAAAATATGA
- the fsa gene encoding fructose-6-phosphate aldolase → MKFFIDTANLEQIKEAQALGILDGVTTNPSLMAKEGITGEVNIINHYKEICNLVEGDVSAEVISTDFDGMVKEGEALAALNPQIVVKLPMIKDGVKACKYFSSKGIKTNVTLVFSAGQALLAAKAGATYVSPFIGRLDDISTDGMNLIKEIRLIYDNYGFETQILAASVRNTMHIINCAKLGSDVMTGPLSAIEGLLKHPLTDSGLATFLADYKKGN, encoded by the coding sequence ATGAAATTTTTTATTGATACTGCAAATTTAGAGCAAATTAAAGAAGCGCAAGCTTTAGGTATTTTAGACGGTGTAACTACAAACCCATCTTTAATGGCTAAAGAAGGTATTACTGGCGAAGTAAACATTATTAACCATTACAAAGAAATTTGTAACTTGGTAGAAGGTGATGTTTCTGCAGAGGTGATTTCTACAGATTTTGACGGAATGGTAAAAGAAGGTGAAGCTTTAGCTGCTTTAAACCCTCAGATTGTGGTAAAATTACCAATGATAAAAGACGGTGTAAAGGCGTGTAAATACTTTTCTTCTAAAGGGATTAAAACAAACGTAACGTTAGTGTTTTCTGCAGGTCAGGCTTTATTGGCTGCTAAAGCAGGTGCAACGTATGTTTCTCCATTTATTGGTCGTTTAGACGATATTTCTACAGACGGAATGAATTTAATTAAAGAAATTCGTTTAATTTATGACAATTACGGTTTCGAAACTCAAATTTTAGCAGCTTCTGTACGTAATACAATGCACATTATTAACTGTGCAAAATTAGGATCTGACGTTATGACTGGACCTTTAAGTGCAATAGAAGGTTTGTTAAAACACCCATTAACAGATAGTGGTTTAGCTACATTTTTAGCAGATTACAAAAAAGGAAACTAG
- a CDS encoding SDR family oxidoreductase, translating into MSKVVLITGASSGIGKSIATFLSEKGYKVYGTSRNPKNTENFSFTLIALDVLKVDTINSAIDFIIQKEGRLDVLVNNAGMGITGPIEDTPTDEMRAVFNTNLFGAVDVMKAALPQMRKQKSGLIINVTSIAGYMGLPFRGLYSATKGALETITEATSMEVKPFGIKATCVAPGDFATNIAAGRYHTPVFETSAYKENYQMNLNLMDAHVSGGMDPIEMANAIFKIINTKNPKIHYKVGGFMEKFSIVLKRILPDRMYEKILMDHYKL; encoded by the coding sequence ATGTCTAAAGTTGTATTAATTACTGGAGCTTCATCCGGAATAGGAAAATCTATTGCTACGTTTTTATCTGAAAAAGGGTACAAAGTATACGGAACAAGTAGAAACCCTAAAAACACAGAAAACTTTTCTTTTACGTTAATTGCTTTAGATGTTTTAAAGGTTGATACTATTAATTCGGCAATCGATTTTATCATTCAAAAAGAAGGACGCTTAGATGTTTTGGTAAACAATGCGGGAATGGGAATTACAGGTCCCATAGAAGATACACCAACTGATGAAATGCGCGCTGTTTTTAATACCAATCTTTTTGGAGCTGTAGATGTTATGAAAGCTGCTTTACCGCAAATGCGTAAACAAAAATCGGGACTTATTATAAACGTAACTTCTATTGCTGGTTATATGGGCTTACCTTTCAGGGGATTGTATTCTGCTACAAAAGGAGCTTTAGAAACGATTACTGAAGCTACAAGTATGGAGGTAAAACCATTCGGAATTAAAGCAACATGTGTTGCTCCTGGAGATTTTGCAACCAATATTGCTGCCGGAAGATATCATACGCCGGTTTTTGAAACTTCTGCTTATAAAGAGAATTATCAAATGAATTTAAATTTGATGGATGCGCACGTAAGTGGCGGAATGGATCCTATAGAAATGGCAAATGCTATTTTTAAAATTATAAATACTAAAAACCCTAAAATTCATTATAAGGTCGGTGGCTTTATGGAGAAATTTTCTATTGTTTTAAAACGAATTTTACCAGACAGAATGTATGAGAAAATCTTAATGGATCATTATAAATTATAG
- a CDS encoding DUF6492 family protein, whose translation MKLDVIIPIKSNLVSLAIDKTIPSIIKNISYNNIYIITKRDNFETIKNALGDTVIYLDENEILDGLTLNNIQEYFKKRNADIYRAGWYFQQFLKLSISKLSFITNLYLVWDADAVALNPIHFISKDNKIFLEKTKEHHKPYFITLEKLIGLKKQVNFSFIAEHLVFDKEIVKEILLKISQKENWWYDILDKIDSENLEKSGFSEYETYGNYIFKFYKDRFIIRNLNKTRKGVKFLGKQPSKKGLKLFSYAYDYMSFEQFHEKHKPFLIKIIAIFFSIGSGIIKKGTKVILGS comes from the coding sequence ATGAAATTAGATGTTATTATTCCGATTAAATCGAATTTAGTTTCATTAGCTATTGATAAAACAATTCCTTCTATAATTAAAAATATCTCTTACAATAACATTTATATTATTACTAAAAGAGATAATTTCGAAACTATAAAAAATGCTCTAGGAGATACAGTTATTTACTTAGATGAGAATGAAATTTTAGATGGATTAACTTTAAATAATATCCAAGAATACTTTAAAAAACGGAATGCAGATATTTATAGGGCTGGTTGGTATTTTCAACAATTTTTAAAACTAAGTATTTCTAAATTAAGTTTTATAACGAATTTATATTTAGTCTGGGATGCAGATGCTGTTGCTTTAAATCCGATTCATTTTATTTCAAAAGATAATAAGATTTTCTTAGAGAAAACAAAAGAACATCATAAACCTTATTTTATTACTTTAGAAAAACTTATTGGATTAAAAAAACAAGTAAACTTTTCTTTTATAGCAGAACATTTAGTATTCGATAAAGAGATTGTAAAAGAAATATTACTTAAAATTTCCCAAAAAGAGAATTGGTGGTATGATATTTTAGATAAAATTGATTCCGAGAATTTAGAAAAAAGCGGATTTAGTGAATACGAAACTTATGGAAATTATATTTTTAAATTTTATAAAGACCGTTTTATTATCAGAAATCTTAACAAAACTAGAAAAGGAGTAAAATTTCTTGGAAAACAACCTAGTAAAAAGGGATTAAAATTATTTTCCTACGCCTATGATTATATGTCTTTCGAACAGTTCCATGAAAAACACAAACCATTTCTAATTAAAATAATAGCTATCTTTTTTTCTATAGGTTCTGGAATTATTAAAAAAGGAACAAAAGTTATTTTAGGTTCTTAA
- a CDS encoding ABC transporter ATP-binding protein, whose product MGYFKDILKYEKKYRRFTVLNLLFNILYAIFNVLSVLAFIPVLGILFSTDKKVVSKPTYEGITGIGDYLKESFYFYISNKIETEGNIKTLVFICLLSVSLFFFKNLFRYLASYVITFLRTGIVKDLRDKLYEKIVELPISYFSEKRKGDIIARMTSDVQEVENSILTSIETIVREPLTVIIAISIMLFMSVKLTLFVFVLLPVSGFIISSISKKLKAKSAKAQKENGNFLSFIEETLTGLRIIKGFNAEGVIAKKFNNSTLHFKQLMTSVIHRQTLASPMSEFLGSATIIAILWYGGTEVLAKTSTLQPDEFLGYIVLFYTVLNPIKLITSTFYNIQKGEASAERIMTVLNTENSIKDKPNAIVKEDFTNKIEFKNISFKYKDNYVLKDFSLTINKGETVALVGQSGSGKSTLANLITRFYDVNKGDVLIDNQNIKDVTKKSLRNLMGIVSQDSILFNDTIANNINLGTKNATDDAILEAATIANADEFIQNLPEKYNTNIGDSGNTLSGGQKQRLSIARAVLKNPPIMILDEATSALDTESEQLVQVALEKMMQNRTSLVIAHRLSTIQKADKIVVMKKGKIVEQGKHEELLAKKGEYFKLVTMQSLA is encoded by the coding sequence ATGGGGTATTTTAAAGACATTTTAAAATATGAAAAAAAGTATAGAAGGTTTACAGTTTTAAACCTTCTATTCAACATACTTTACGCTATTTTTAATGTATTGTCCGTATTAGCTTTTATACCTGTTTTAGGCATCTTATTTAGCACAGATAAAAAGGTTGTAAGTAAACCAACCTACGAGGGGATTACCGGAATTGGAGACTACTTAAAAGAAAGTTTTTATTTCTATATATCAAATAAAATAGAAACTGAAGGCAATATAAAAACACTTGTTTTTATTTGCTTACTATCTGTTTCTTTATTCTTTTTTAAAAATCTATTTAGATATTTAGCTTCTTATGTAATTACCTTTTTAAGAACAGGAATTGTAAAAGATTTACGAGATAAATTATACGAAAAAATTGTAGAATTGCCTATCTCCTACTTTTCCGAAAAAAGAAAAGGAGACATAATTGCGCGTATGACCTCTGATGTGCAAGAGGTAGAAAATTCTATTTTAACATCTATAGAAACCATTGTTAGAGAGCCGTTAACCGTAATTATTGCAATTTCTATTATGCTTTTTATGAGTGTAAAATTAACACTCTTTGTTTTTGTTTTATTACCCGTTTCTGGATTTATAATTTCATCCATCAGTAAAAAATTAAAAGCAAAATCTGCCAAGGCTCAGAAAGAAAATGGTAATTTTTTATCATTTATAGAAGAAACCTTAACCGGTTTAAGAATTATTAAAGGCTTTAATGCAGAGGGCGTAATCGCTAAAAAGTTTAACAACTCTACACTTCATTTTAAACAATTAATGACCAGTGTAATTCACAGGCAAACATTGGCTTCTCCAATGAGTGAATTTTTAGGTTCGGCAACCATTATTGCCATTCTTTGGTACGGAGGAACAGAGGTTTTAGCAAAGACGAGTACTTTGCAACCAGATGAATTTTTAGGTTATATTGTGTTATTTTACACGGTTTTAAACCCTATAAAATTAATTACTTCTACCTTTTATAATATTCAAAAAGGAGAGGCTTCTGCAGAAAGAATTATGACGGTTTTAAATACAGAAAATAGTATTAAAGACAAACCAAATGCTATTGTAAAAGAAGATTTTACCAATAAAATTGAATTTAAAAATATCTCTTTTAAATATAAAGATAATTATGTTTTAAAAGACTTTTCATTAACCATTAACAAAGGAGAAACCGTTGCTTTGGTTGGTCAATCTGGTAGTGGAAAATCTACATTAGCCAACCTAATTACTCGTTTTTACGATGTTAATAAAGGTGATGTTCTTATTGATAATCAAAACATTAAAGACGTTACCAAAAAATCTTTAAGAAATTTAATGGGTATTGTTTCTCAAGATTCTATTTTATTTAATGACACCATTGCAAACAACATTAATTTAGGTACTAAAAACGCAACGGATGACGCTATTTTAGAAGCGGCTACAATTGCAAATGCTGATGAATTTATTCAGAATTTACCAGAAAAATACAATACAAATATTGGTGACAGCGGAAACACACTTTCTGGCGGACAAAAACAACGTTTATCTATTGCGAGAGCTGTTTTAAAGAACCCTCCAATAATGATTTTAGACGAAGCTACTTCTGCGCTAGACACAGAGTCTGAACAATTGGTACAAGTTGCATTAGAAAAAATGATGCAAAATAGAACTTCTTTAGTTATTGCACACAGATTATCTACCATTCAAAAAGCAGATAAAATTGTGGTCATGAAAAAAGGAAAAATTGTAGAACAAGGTAAACATGAAGAATTACTTGCCAAAAAAGGTGAGTATTTTAAGTTGGTTACGATGCAAAGTTTAGCGTAA
- a CDS encoding glycosyltransferase family 2 protein produces the protein MDISVVIPLLNEDESLQELYDWIAKVMQSNRYFYEVIFIDDGSTDNSWKVIEELSSKNEAVKGIRFKKNYGKSQALDAGFEMAKGNVVITMDADLQDNPDEIPELYDLIVKEDFDLISGWKKKRYDNVITKNIPSKLFNAAARKTSGLKLNDFNCGLKAYKNEVIKAVKVSGEMHRYIPVLAKNEGYTKIGEKVVQHQARKYGETKFGMDRFVNGFLDLITISFLSKFGKRPMHIFGLWGTLMFLFGTTSAFYIGAIKLYKVFNGIKTILVTDNPWFFIALTSMILGTLLFLAGFIGELIIKTKSNEKHYTIKEKLNF, from the coding sequence ATGGATATTTCGGTAGTAATACCACTTCTTAACGAAGATGAATCTTTACAAGAATTATACGATTGGATTGCAAAAGTTATGCAATCCAATCGTTATTTTTATGAAGTTATTTTTATAGATGATGGTAGCACAGACAATTCTTGGAAAGTTATAGAAGAATTATCTTCTAAAAATGAAGCTGTAAAAGGAATTCGTTTTAAAAAAAATTACGGAAAATCGCAGGCGTTAGATGCTGGTTTTGAAATGGCAAAAGGTAACGTCGTTATAACTATGGATGCCGATTTACAAGACAATCCAGATGAAATTCCTGAATTATATGATTTAATCGTTAAAGAAGATTTCGATTTAATTTCTGGTTGGAAAAAGAAACGTTATGACAACGTTATCACCAAAAACATTCCATCAAAATTATTTAATGCTGCCGCTAGAAAAACATCTGGTTTAAAACTAAACGATTTTAATTGCGGCTTAAAAGCGTACAAAAACGAAGTTATAAAAGCAGTAAAAGTAAGCGGAGAAATGCACCGATACATTCCTGTTTTAGCTAAAAACGAAGGCTATACTAAAATTGGCGAAAAAGTAGTACAACATCAAGCAAGAAAATACGGAGAAACTAAATTTGGAATGGATCGTTTTGTAAATGGTTTTTTAGATTTAATTACCATTTCTTTTTTATCTAAATTTGGTAAAAGACCCATGCATATTTTTGGTCTTTGGGGAACTCTAATGTTTTTATTCGGTACTACATCAGCATTTTATATTGGAGCCATAAAACTATACAAAGTGTTTAATGGCATTAAAACAATACTGGTAACTGACAATCCTTGGTTTTTTATTGCCCTAACCTCTATGATTTTAGGAACTTTATTATTTTTAGCAGGATTTATTGGAGAACTCATTATAAAAACAAAAAGTAACGAAAAACACTATACGATTAAAGAAAAACTCAATTTCTAA
- a CDS encoding glycosyltransferase family 25 protein, which yields MSSYKVYYINLDKSLERRNFMENQFKKLNIPLTRMPAVYGKELPEDFLKKTKKQHNILTHYPYLNDGEIGLTKTYFDLWKIIATQREEFAIVLEDDALLTADFFTDINLLLHSITNKDFLDISGRKGFLKLKSNKLISTFLIPSLQTTGQIIGKTAAEKLSKNLTTYYAPIDVLKQDVFKHQSYVLTTNKTYVTSNDKNVGGTTIQQKKMPKFKKALREIIRPFWQLISLVTYKTYRFVRNYLFYKKN from the coding sequence ATGAGTTCATACAAGGTATATTATATCAATTTAGATAAAAGCTTAGAGCGCAGAAATTTTATGGAAAATCAATTTAAAAAACTGAATATTCCACTAACAAGAATGCCGGCAGTATATGGAAAAGAATTACCAGAAGATTTTTTAAAAAAAACAAAAAAACAACATAATATCTTAACACATTATCCATATCTAAATGATGGCGAAATAGGTTTAACAAAAACATATTTCGATTTGTGGAAAATAATTGCGACTCAAAGAGAAGAATTTGCTATAGTTTTAGAAGACGACGCCTTATTAACAGCAGATTTTTTTACAGATATAAACCTACTTTTACATTCAATTACCAATAAAGATTTTTTAGATATTTCTGGAAGAAAGGGGTTTTTAAAATTGAAATCTAATAAATTAATCAGTACTTTTTTAATTCCTTCGTTACAAACAACAGGACAAATTATTGGTAAAACAGCTGCAGAAAAACTTTCTAAAAACCTTACTACTTATTACGCACCAATTGATGTTTTAAAGCAAGATGTTTTTAAACATCAATCTTATGTTTTAACAACTAATAAAACCTATGTAACTAGCAATGATAAAAATGTTGGAGGTACAACCATTCAGCAAAAGAAAATGCCAAAGTTTAAAAAAGCATTAAGAGAAATCATCCGCCCTTTTTGGCAACTAATTTCATTAGTCACCTATAAAACCTATAGGTTTGTGAGAAACTATCTCTTTTATAAAAAAAATTAA
- a CDS encoding CCA tRNA nucleotidyltransferase, with product MQKQLFKEAISSEIFSVISKASTQLQIDSYVIGGFVRDFFLKRGNSKDIDVVAVGSGIELAKQVAKLLPNKPKVQVFKTYGTAMLRFNDVEIEFVGARKESYSEDSRNPDVTAGTLQDDQNRRDLTINALALSLNEANFGELLDPFGGIEDLENKVIKTPLNPDITYSDDPLRMLRAIRFTTQLNFNIDTESLEAISRNAYRLKIITRERIVDELNKILSSVKPSIGFLLLEKSGLLQQILPELIALKGVEEVEGQKHKDNFYHSLEVVDNICENTEDVWLRWAALLHDIGKAPTKKFSKKVGWTFHAHEFVGSKMVVKLFKRLKMPLNNKMKFVQKMVMLSSRPIVLATEVTDSAVRRLVFDAGDDINSLMTLCEADITTKNPKKFKRYHQNFELVRAKIKEVEERDQVRNFQPPVTGEEIMEAFNLKPCREIGQIKEAIKEAILEGDIPNEKQASYDFMIRKGKELGLKII from the coding sequence ATGCAGAAACAGTTGTTTAAAGAAGCAATTTCATCAGAAATATTTAGTGTAATATCAAAAGCATCCACTCAACTACAAATAGATAGTTATGTTATTGGAGGTTTTGTTCGTGATTTTTTCTTAAAAAGAGGTAATTCTAAAGATATAGATGTCGTAGCAGTTGGTAGTGGTATTGAGTTAGCTAAACAAGTTGCTAAATTATTGCCAAACAAACCTAAAGTACAAGTTTTTAAAACTTACGGAACAGCAATGCTACGTTTTAATGATGTAGAAATTGAGTTTGTTGGTGCTAGAAAAGAATCATATTCTGAAGATAGCAGGAACCCAGATGTAACAGCCGGAACATTACAAGACGATCAAAACAGAAGAGATTTAACGATAAATGCATTAGCATTAAGTTTAAACGAAGCTAATTTTGGAGAATTGTTAGATCCTTTTGGAGGAATAGAAGATTTAGAAAATAAAGTGATTAAAACACCTTTAAACCCAGATATTACCTATTCGGATGATCCTTTAAGAATGCTGCGTGCTATTCGTTTTACAACGCAATTAAATTTTAATATTGATACAGAGTCTTTAGAAGCAATTTCTAGAAATGCCTATCGATTAAAAATTATTACTCGAGAAAGAATTGTAGATGAGTTGAATAAAATTTTGTCTTCAGTAAAACCTTCTATTGGGTTTTTATTATTAGAAAAATCAGGATTGTTACAACAAATTCTTCCGGAATTGATTGCTTTAAAAGGAGTAGAGGAAGTGGAGGGGCAGAAACATAAAGATAATTTTTATCATTCTTTAGAAGTGGTGGATAATATTTGTGAAAATACGGAAGATGTTTGGTTACGTTGGGCTGCTTTGTTACATGATATTGGGAAAGCTCCAACTAAAAAATTTAGTAAAAAAGTAGGTTGGACATTTCATGCGCATGAATTTGTAGGGTCTAAAATGGTAGTTAAATTGTTTAAGCGATTAAAAATGCCACTGAATAATAAAATGAAATTTGTTCAGAAAATGGTGATGCTAAGTTCTAGACCCATTGTTTTAGCAACCGAGGTTACTGACTCTGCTGTTAGGCGTTTGGTTTTTGATGCTGGTGATGATATTAATTCTTTAATGACCTTGTGTGAAGCGGATATTACCACTAAGAATCCAAAGAAATTTAAGCGTTATCATCAAAACTTCGAATTAGTTAGAGCTAAAATAAAAGAGGTAGAAGAAAGAGATCAGGTACGTAATTTTCAACCACCAGTTACAGGTGAAGAAATTATGGAAGCTTTTAATTTAAAACCTTGTAGAGAAATTGGTCAAATAAAAGAAGCTATAAAAGAAGCAATTTTAGAAGGAGATATTCCTAATGAAAAGCAAGCTTCTTATGACTTTATGATTAGAAAAGGGAAGGAATTGGGGTTAAAAATAATTTAA
- a CDS encoding phospho-sugar mutase, translating into MDNILDKAKQWLTATFDAETQTEIQELIANNPDALADRFYKDMEFGTGGMRGIMGAGTNRINKYTLGRATQGLSNYLIENVKKEQRSVVIAFDCRHNSKKFAKVVADVLSANNIKVYLFEDLRATPELSFAVRHLGCDAGIVLTASHNPPEYNGYKVYWADGGQIVPPHDGGIIAKVNALDFSEIKFDANENLIEVIGKEVDDVFIEASVKNGSLSDNIDRKNLKIVFTSLHGTSIVSVPDALAKAGYTDVHIVEEQRVPNGDFPTVKSPNPEEPEALKMATDLANKIGADIVIGTDPDCDRLGVAIRDTDGNMKLMNGNQTMVVMTEFLLKKWKEEGKINGKQFVGSTIVSTELVNDVAANYGVDTKVGLTGFKWIAKMVRDFPELDFVGGGEESFGYMVGGFVRDKDAVTATLLACEVAAYAKQNGSSFYEELLAIYVKNSYYKEHLISITKKGMDGAAEIQQMLSDMRNNPLTEIDGEKVESLCDYDASTKKNLITGKVTTIDLPKSNVLIYQTESGTRIAARPSGTEPKIKFYFSVNTALDNATNADATEAALDAKIQRIIEEMKLN; encoded by the coding sequence ATGGATAATATTTTAGACAAAGCAAAACAATGGTTAACAGCTACATTTGATGCTGAAACTCAAACAGAAATTCAAGAATTAATCGCTAATAACCCTGATGCTTTAGCAGACAGATTCTATAAAGACATGGAATTTGGTACTGGTGGAATGCGTGGAATTATGGGCGCAGGAACCAATAGAATTAACAAATACACATTAGGTAGAGCTACACAAGGTTTATCTAATTACTTAATAGAAAATGTAAAAAAAGAACAACGTAGTGTTGTTATTGCTTTCGATTGTAGACATAATAGTAAAAAGTTTGCTAAAGTTGTTGCAGATGTTTTATCTGCAAATAACATAAAAGTATATCTTTTTGAAGATTTACGTGCAACTCCAGAATTATCTTTTGCAGTACGTCATTTAGGTTGTGATGCTGGTATTGTATTAACTGCTTCTCATAACCCGCCAGAATATAATGGTTACAAAGTATACTGGGCAGATGGTGGACAAATTGTTCCTCCGCATGATGGTGGAATTATAGCTAAAGTAAATGCTTTAGATTTCTCTGAAATTAAATTTGATGCAAACGAAAACTTAATTGAAGTTATTGGTAAAGAAGTTGATGATGTTTTTATTGAAGCGTCTGTAAAAAATGGTTCTTTATCTGATAACATTGATAGAAAAAATTTAAAAATTGTCTTTACGTCTTTACACGGAACATCTATTGTTTCTGTACCAGATGCATTGGCAAAAGCAGGATATACAGATGTACATATTGTTGAAGAACAAAGAGTACCTAATGGAGATTTCCCAACAGTAAAATCTCCAAATCCAGAAGAACCAGAAGCTTTAAAAATGGCAACTGATTTAGCAAACAAAATTGGCGCTGATATTGTTATTGGTACAGATCCTGATTGTGATCGTTTAGGTGTTGCAATTAGAGATACTGATGGAAACATGAAATTAATGAATGGGAACCAAACAATGGTTGTTATGACTGAATTTCTATTAAAAAAATGGAAAGAAGAAGGTAAAATCAATGGAAAACAATTTGTAGGTTCTACTATTGTTTCTACAGAATTGGTAAATGATGTAGCTGCAAATTATGGTGTAGACACCAAAGTTGGTTTAACGGGTTTTAAATGGATAGCCAAAATGGTGAGAGATTTCCCTGAACTAGATTTTGTTGGTGGTGGAGAAGAAAGTTTTGGTTACATGGTTGGTGGTTTTGTAAGAGATAAAGATGCAGTTACCGCAACACTTTTAGCTTGTGAAGTTGCTGCCTATGCAAAACAAAACGGAAGTTCTTTTTATGAAGAGTTATTAGCAATCTATGTTAAAAACAGTTATTATAAAGAGCATTTAATTTCTATCACTAAAAAAGGAATGGATGGTGCTGCAGAAATTCAGCAAATGTTGAGTGACATGCGTAATAATCCTTTAACAGAAATTGATGGAGAAAAAGTAGAATCACTTTGTGATTACGATGCATCAACAAAAAAGAATTTAATTACCGGTAAAGTAACAACGATTGATTTACCAAAATCGAATGTTTTAATTTATCAAACAGAATCTGGAACAAGAATTGCTGCAAGGCCTAGTGGAACAGAACCAAAAATAAAGTTCTACTTTAGTGTAAATACTGCATTAGATAATGCTACAAATGCAGATGCAACAGAAGCTGCTTTAGATGCTAAGATTCAAAGAATTATTGAAGAAATGAAATTGAATTAA
- a CDS encoding DUF4199 domain-containing protein has product MENQANSKNIILTYGVYLGLIGVIVHLILFAAGSLLEYQWINSLISFAAMIALIIIGIKKFREANGGFISWGEGVKIGLGITMISAVIALVYTLLFMTYIDPTFQQRAIEVQEQAWLDAGMTEEQVDNATAMAQKFQTPGILSAIILATSAFFGFIISAITAAIMKKNEEETY; this is encoded by the coding sequence ATGGAAAATCAAGCAAACAGTAAAAACATCATACTAACTTATGGTGTATACTTAGGATTAATAGGAGTAATTGTTCACCTAATTCTTTTTGCTGCTGGTAGTTTATTAGAATATCAATGGATAAATAGCCTTATTAGTTTTGCAGCAATGATTGCACTTATTATAATTGGTATTAAAAAGTTTAGAGAAGCAAATGGCGGCTTTATTTCTTGGGGAGAAGGTGTAAAAATAGGTTTAGGAATTACAATGATTAGCGCTGTAATTGCTTTAGTTTATACGTTATTATTTATGACTTACATAGATCCTACTTTTCAACAACGAGCAATAGAGGTACAAGAACAAGCTTGGCTAGATGCTGGTATGACAGAAGAGCAAGTTGACAATGCAACAGCAATGGCTCAAAAATTTCAGACTCCTGGTATTTTATCGGCTATTATTCTTGCCACATCTGCCTTTTTTGGTTTTATAATTTCTGCTATTACTGCAGCTATTATGAAAAAAAATGAAGAAGAAACTTACTAA